A window of the Acipenser ruthenus chromosome 30, fAciRut3.2 maternal haplotype, whole genome shotgun sequence genome harbors these coding sequences:
- the LOC117397180 gene encoding zinc finger protein 76-like translates to MESLGLQAVTLSDGSNSFIQQAIKDGKLIEGDTIQLEDGTTAYIQQVTVQQKDYTPFEDGQAVQLEDGSTAYIHHMLKEGYDPSTVEAVQLEDGSTAYIHHPSGMQASNTILTVHTEGGLEEGTIDPETITTLEQFASKMSESDMVEDNAPSSTGLQQSDSAEDPSAIEVLFKESRSSGKSQQSGEKSHRCQYEGCGRLYTTAHHLKVHERAHTGDRPYRCDVSSCGKAFATGYGLKSHIRTHTGEKPYKCPEDMCTKAFKTSGDLQKHVRIHTGERPFQCPFEGCGRSFTTSNIRKVHIRTHTGERPYMCEEQGCGRGFASATNFKNHMRIHTGEKPYVCTVPGCGKRFTEYSSLYKHHVVHTHCKPYTCNHCGKTYRQTSTLAMHKRTAHGDFEATEEAEQRHSDDGGDQEPVPKRQRIAFLTEGDGGGAPQVAMVARDVIESQVALITQDGTQQVSLSHEDLQALGSAITMVTQDGRTIAVPANQGDITGSGTHTVTMVTADGMEAQSVAIVTEGMMVGDSHVAAQHYQQVALLATANGTQIAVQLEEQQTLEEAISMATAAIQQGSMSQDEVVADGGC, encoded by the exons ATGGAGAGTCTGGGACTTCAAGCAGTGACGCTCAGTGACGGCTCCAACTCATTCATCCAGCAAGCTATCAAAG atgggAAGCTGATTGAAGGAGACACCATCCAGTTAGAGGACGGTACCACTGCCTACATCCAGCAGGTCACCGTGCAGCAGAAAG actATACCCCATTCGAGGATGGCCAGGCAGTACAGCTGGAAGACGGCAGCACTGCCTACATTCACCACATGCTCAAAG AGGGCTATGACCCCAGCACGGTGGAGGCAGTGCAGCTGGAGGATGGCAGCACTGCGTACATCCACCACCCCTCCGGCATGCAGGCCAGCAACACGATCCTGACTGTGCACACTGAGGGGGGGCTGGAGGAGGGCACCATCGACCCAGAGACCATCACCACCCTGGAGCAGTTCGCCAGCAAG ATGTCCGAGTCGGATATGGTGGAGGACAATGCTCCCAGCAGCACCGGGCTTCAGCAGAGCGACTCTGCAGAGGATCCCAGCGCTATCGAG GTGCTGTTCAAGGAGTCGCGGAGCTCAGGGAAGTCTCAGCAAAGCGGGGAGAAGTCGCATCGCTGTCAATACGAGGGCTGCGGCCGGCTCTACACCACAGCTCACCATTTAAAG GTTCATGAAAGAGCTCACACAGGTGACCGGCCGTACAGGTGTGATGTGTCGAGCTGCGGGAAGGCCTTCGCTACGGGGTATGGCTTGAAGAGCCACATCCGcacacacactggagagaaaccgtacaAGTGTCCTGAAGACATGTGCACCAAGGCCTTCAAGACATCGGGGGACCTGCAGAAACACGTGCGCATACACACAG GCGAGCGGCCGTTCCAGTGTCCGTTCGAGGGCTGTGGCCGCTCCTTCACCACCTCCAACATCCGCAAGGTGCACATCCGCACCCACACCGGGGAGCGGCCCTACATGTGCGAGGAGCAGGGCTGCGGGAGGGGCTTCGCCAGCGCCACCAACTTCAAGAACCACATGAGGATACACACAG gtgaaaaACCTTATGTGTGCACTGTGCCAGGCTGTGGAAAGCGCTTCACGGAGTACTCCAGTCTGTACAAACACCACGTGGTGCACACGCACTGCAAACCCTACACCTGCAACCACTGCGGGAAGACGTACCGGCAGACCTCCACCCTCGCCATGCACAAGCGCACCGCGCACGGCGACTTCGAGGCCACAGAGGAGGCAGAGCAGCGCCACTCCGATG ACGGAGGGGATCAGGAGCCTGTTCCGAAACGGCAGCGCATCGCCTTCCTGACTGAGGGGGATGGGGGAGGGGCCCCACAGGTTGCCATGGTAGCGCGGGACGTCATAGAGTCACAGGTCGCGCTGATCACTCAAGACGGGACACAGCAG GTGAGCCTATCCCACGAGGACTTGCAAGCGCTGGGGTCAGCCATCACCATGGTAACACAggacggcagaacaattgcagtcCCTGCCAACCAGGGTGACATCACTGGGTCTGGCACCCACACAGTTACTATGGTGACGGCGGATGGAATGGAGGCCCAGTCG GTGGCCATTGTAACAGAAGGGATGATGGTTGGAGATTCACATGTAGCAGCTCAGCATTACCAACAGGTGGCGCTGTTGGCCACAGCAAACGGCACCCAGATAGCAGTACAG CTGGAGGAGCAGCAGACGCTGGAGGAAGCCATCAGCATGGCCACAGCAGCCATTCAGCAGGGCAGCATGTCTCAGGACGAGGTGGTGGCTGACGGAGGCTGCtga